A genomic stretch from Canis lupus baileyi chromosome 3, mCanLup2.hap1, whole genome shotgun sequence includes:
- the MATCAP1 gene encoding microtubule-associated tyrosine carboxypeptidase 1 isoform X1, with amino-acid sequence MLRNLLQRHCEGNRGKRSERNSCILEVDSVGSWSDPAGCDPQDRMVLDSGAQVYEQAPPSPPASPSSLGHRLKPSDRDGTLLYPWPRSLALPLALSIPSALPPRPELQPFSELHLGHRGHMRRSESTYTVNSTGRRGGGPQGRAPPGRARDPGGGTLRSAASLPHIAKTRKDAGRGASKSPCMLVALRPTNMDRERDKFFQSHYTYNPQFEYQEPMPTAVLEKYCEASGQFIHQAVGIIEAVLEKFGTYEHFEAATGGQLLTKCQIWSIVRKYMQKEGCVGEVVVQLSEDLLSQAVMMVENSRPTLAINLTGARQYWLEGMLRHEIGTHYLRGVNNARQPWHSAEGRLQYGLRPANPTEEGLASLHSVLFRKQPFLWRAALLYYTIHRASRMSFRQLFQDLARYVQDADVRWEYCVRAKRGQTDTSLPGCFSKDQVYLDGIVRILRHRQTIDFPLLTSLGKVSYEDVDHLRPHGVLDNTRVPHFMQDLARYRQQLEHIMATNRLDEAELGRLLPD; translated from the exons AAGTCGACAGTGTGGGGAGTTGGAGTGACCCGGCTGGATGTGACCCCCAGGACAGAATGGTGCTGGACTCAGGGGCTCAGGTGTATGAACAGGCACCCCCCAGCCCGCCAGCTAGTCCCTCATCCTTGGGCCATCGGCTGAAGCCCTCAGACCGAGATGGGACACTGCTGTACCCCTGGCCTCGGTCCCTGGCCTTGCCCCTGGCTCTGTCAATCCCCTCAGCTCTGCCGCCCAGGCCTGAGCTGCAGCCCTTCTCAGAGCTGCACTTGGGCCACCGTGGCCACATGCGTCGCAGTGAGAGCACCTATACTGTAAATAGTACTGGCCGGCGGGGAGGTGGCCCCCAGGGTCGGGCCCCACCTGGACGGGCACGGGACCCAGGTGGGGGCACCCTGCGGTCTGCGGCCTCCCTGCCTCACATTGCTAAGACTCGAAAGGATGCAGGCCGTGGTGCCAGCAAGAGCCCTTGCATGTTGGTGGCCTTACGGCCAACCAATATGGACCGTGAGCGGGACAAGTTCTTCCAGTCCCATTACACCTACAACCCACAGTTCGAGTACCAGGAACCCATGCCCACGGCTGTGCTGGAGAAGTACTGTGAAGCTTCTGGACAGTTCATCCATCAG GCAGTTGGCATCATTGAGGCGGTCCTGGAGAAGTTTGGTACCTATGAACACTTTGAGGCTGCAACGGGGGGCCAGCTGCTGACCAAGTGCCAGATCTGGTCCATTGTGCGCAAATACATGCAGAAAGAGGGCTGCGTCGGGGAG GTTGTGGTGCAGCTGAGTGAAGACCTGCTGTCCCAGGCAGTGATGATGGTGGAGAACAGCCGACCAACACTGGCCATCAACCTGACTGGAGCCCGCCAGTATTGGTTGGAGGGCATGCTGCGGCACGAGATAG GCACTCACTACCTGCGGGGCGTGAACAACGCGCGGCAGCCGTGGCACAGCGCGGAAGGCCGCCTGCAGTACGGGCTGCGGCCCGCGAACCCCACCGAGGAGGGCTTGGCCAGCCTGCACAGCGTGCTCTTCCGCAAGCAGCCCTTTCTGTGGCGCGCCGCCCTGCTGTACTACACCATCCACCGTGCCTCGCGCATGTCCTTCCGCCAGCTCTTCCAGGACCTGGCGCGCTACGTGCAGGACGCGGACGTGCGCTGGGAGTACTGCGTGCGTGCCAAGCGCGGCCAGACAGACACCTCGCTGCCCG GCTGCTTCAGCAAGGATCAGGTGTACCTGGATGGCATCGTGCGCATTTTGCGGCACCGCCAGACCATCGACTTCCCGTTGCTGACCTCACTGGGCAAG GTGTCCTATGAGGATGTAGACCATCTGCGGCCCCATGGGGTGCTGGACAATACCCGGGTGCCCCACTTCATGCAGGACTTGGCGCGCTACCGGCAGCAGCTGGAACACATCATGGCCACCAACCGGCTGGATGAAGCAGAACTGGGCCGCTTGCTGCCTGACTGA
- the MATCAP1 gene encoding microtubule-associated tyrosine carboxypeptidase 1 isoform X4, translated as MVLDSGAQVYEQAPPSPPASPSSLGHRLKPSDRDGTLLYPWPRSLALPLALSIPSALPPRPELQPFSELHLGHRGHMRRSESTYTVNSTGRRGGGPQGRAPPGRARDPGGGTLRSAASLPHIAKTRKDAGRGASKSPCMLVALRPTNMDRERDKFFQSHYTYNPQFEYQEPMPTAVLEKYCEASGQFIHQAVGIIEAVLEKFGTYEHFEAATGGQLLTKCQIWSIVRKYMQKEGCVGEVVVQLSEDLLSQAVMMVENSRPTLAINLTGARQYWLEGMLRHEIGTHYLRGVNNARQPWHSAEGRLQYGLRPANPTEEGLASLHSVLFRKQPFLWRAALLYYTIHRASRMSFRQLFQDLARYVQDADVRWEYCVRAKRGQTDTSLPGCFSKDQVYLDGIVRILRHRQTIDFPLLTSLGKVSYEDVDHLRPHGVLDNTRVPHFMQDLARYRQQLEHIMATNRLDEAELGRLLPD; from the exons ATGGTGCTGGACTCAGGGGCTCAGGTGTATGAACAGGCACCCCCCAGCCCGCCAGCTAGTCCCTCATCCTTGGGCCATCGGCTGAAGCCCTCAGACCGAGATGGGACACTGCTGTACCCCTGGCCTCGGTCCCTGGCCTTGCCCCTGGCTCTGTCAATCCCCTCAGCTCTGCCGCCCAGGCCTGAGCTGCAGCCCTTCTCAGAGCTGCACTTGGGCCACCGTGGCCACATGCGTCGCAGTGAGAGCACCTATACTGTAAATAGTACTGGCCGGCGGGGAGGTGGCCCCCAGGGTCGGGCCCCACCTGGACGGGCACGGGACCCAGGTGGGGGCACCCTGCGGTCTGCGGCCTCCCTGCCTCACATTGCTAAGACTCGAAAGGATGCAGGCCGTGGTGCCAGCAAGAGCCCTTGCATGTTGGTGGCCTTACGGCCAACCAATATGGACCGTGAGCGGGACAAGTTCTTCCAGTCCCATTACACCTACAACCCACAGTTCGAGTACCAGGAACCCATGCCCACGGCTGTGCTGGAGAAGTACTGTGAAGCTTCTGGACAGTTCATCCATCAG GCAGTTGGCATCATTGAGGCGGTCCTGGAGAAGTTTGGTACCTATGAACACTTTGAGGCTGCAACGGGGGGCCAGCTGCTGACCAAGTGCCAGATCTGGTCCATTGTGCGCAAATACATGCAGAAAGAGGGCTGCGTCGGGGAG GTTGTGGTGCAGCTGAGTGAAGACCTGCTGTCCCAGGCAGTGATGATGGTGGAGAACAGCCGACCAACACTGGCCATCAACCTGACTGGAGCCCGCCAGTATTGGTTGGAGGGCATGCTGCGGCACGAGATAG GCACTCACTACCTGCGGGGCGTGAACAACGCGCGGCAGCCGTGGCACAGCGCGGAAGGCCGCCTGCAGTACGGGCTGCGGCCCGCGAACCCCACCGAGGAGGGCTTGGCCAGCCTGCACAGCGTGCTCTTCCGCAAGCAGCCCTTTCTGTGGCGCGCCGCCCTGCTGTACTACACCATCCACCGTGCCTCGCGCATGTCCTTCCGCCAGCTCTTCCAGGACCTGGCGCGCTACGTGCAGGACGCGGACGTGCGCTGGGAGTACTGCGTGCGTGCCAAGCGCGGCCAGACAGACACCTCGCTGCCCG GCTGCTTCAGCAAGGATCAGGTGTACCTGGATGGCATCGTGCGCATTTTGCGGCACCGCCAGACCATCGACTTCCCGTTGCTGACCTCACTGGGCAAG GTGTCCTATGAGGATGTAGACCATCTGCGGCCCCATGGGGTGCTGGACAATACCCGGGTGCCCCACTTCATGCAGGACTTGGCGCGCTACCGGCAGCAGCTGGAACACATCATGGCCACCAACCGGCTGGATGAAGCAGAACTGGGCCGCTTGCTGCCTGACTGA
- the MATCAP1 gene encoding microtubule-associated tyrosine carboxypeptidase 1 isoform X6 produces MKADEITLGFEYQEPMPTAVLEKYCEASGQFIHQAVGIIEAVLEKFGTYEHFEAATGGQLLTKCQIWSIVRKYMQKEGCVGEVVVQLSEDLLSQAVMMVENSRPTLAINLTGARQYWLEGMLRHEIGTHYLRGVNNARQPWHSAEGRLQYGLRPANPTEEGLASLHSVLFRKQPFLWRAALLYYTIHRASRMSFRQLFQDLARYVQDADVRWEYCVRAKRGQTDTSLPGCFSKDQVYLDGIVRILRHRQTIDFPLLTSLGKVSYEDVDHLRPHGVLDNTRVPHFMQDLARYRQQLEHIMATNRLDEAELGRLLPD; encoded by the exons TTCGAGTACCAGGAACCCATGCCCACGGCTGTGCTGGAGAAGTACTGTGAAGCTTCTGGACAGTTCATCCATCAG GCAGTTGGCATCATTGAGGCGGTCCTGGAGAAGTTTGGTACCTATGAACACTTTGAGGCTGCAACGGGGGGCCAGCTGCTGACCAAGTGCCAGATCTGGTCCATTGTGCGCAAATACATGCAGAAAGAGGGCTGCGTCGGGGAG GTTGTGGTGCAGCTGAGTGAAGACCTGCTGTCCCAGGCAGTGATGATGGTGGAGAACAGCCGACCAACACTGGCCATCAACCTGACTGGAGCCCGCCAGTATTGGTTGGAGGGCATGCTGCGGCACGAGATAG GCACTCACTACCTGCGGGGCGTGAACAACGCGCGGCAGCCGTGGCACAGCGCGGAAGGCCGCCTGCAGTACGGGCTGCGGCCCGCGAACCCCACCGAGGAGGGCTTGGCCAGCCTGCACAGCGTGCTCTTCCGCAAGCAGCCCTTTCTGTGGCGCGCCGCCCTGCTGTACTACACCATCCACCGTGCCTCGCGCATGTCCTTCCGCCAGCTCTTCCAGGACCTGGCGCGCTACGTGCAGGACGCGGACGTGCGCTGGGAGTACTGCGTGCGTGCCAAGCGCGGCCAGACAGACACCTCGCTGCCCG GCTGCTTCAGCAAGGATCAGGTGTACCTGGATGGCATCGTGCGCATTTTGCGGCACCGCCAGACCATCGACTTCCCGTTGCTGACCTCACTGGGCAAG GTGTCCTATGAGGATGTAGACCATCTGCGGCCCCATGGGGTGCTGGACAATACCCGGGTGCCCCACTTCATGCAGGACTTGGCGCGCTACCGGCAGCAGCTGGAACACATCATGGCCACCAACCGGCTGGATGAAGCAGAACTGGGCCGCTTGCTGCCTGACTGA
- the MATCAP1 gene encoding microtubule-associated tyrosine carboxypeptidase 1 isoform X3 translates to MVLDSGAQVYEQAPPSPPASPSSLGHRLKPSDRDGTLLYPWPRSLALPLALSIPSALPPRPELQPFSELHLGHRGHMRRSESTYTVNSTGRRGGGPQGRAPPGRARDPGGGTLRSAASLPHIAKTRKDAGRGASKSPCMLVALRPTNMDRERDKFFQSHYTYNPQFEYQEPMPTAVLEKYCEASGQFIHQAVGIIEAVLEKFGTYEHFEAATGGQLLTKCQIWSIVRKYMQKEGCVGEVVVQLSEDLLSQAVMMVENSRPTLAINLTGARQYWLEGMLRHEIGQGVDRHSLPAGREQRAAAVAQRGRPPAVRAAAREPHRGGLGQPAQRALPQAALSVARRPAVLHHPPCLAHVLPPALPGPGALRAGRGRALGVLRACQARPDRHLAARLLQQGSGVPGWHRAHFAAPPDHRLPVADLTGQGVL, encoded by the exons ATGGTGCTGGACTCAGGGGCTCAGGTGTATGAACAGGCACCCCCCAGCCCGCCAGCTAGTCCCTCATCCTTGGGCCATCGGCTGAAGCCCTCAGACCGAGATGGGACACTGCTGTACCCCTGGCCTCGGTCCCTGGCCTTGCCCCTGGCTCTGTCAATCCCCTCAGCTCTGCCGCCCAGGCCTGAGCTGCAGCCCTTCTCAGAGCTGCACTTGGGCCACCGTGGCCACATGCGTCGCAGTGAGAGCACCTATACTGTAAATAGTACTGGCCGGCGGGGAGGTGGCCCCCAGGGTCGGGCCCCACCTGGACGGGCACGGGACCCAGGTGGGGGCACCCTGCGGTCTGCGGCCTCCCTGCCTCACATTGCTAAGACTCGAAAGGATGCAGGCCGTGGTGCCAGCAAGAGCCCTTGCATGTTGGTGGCCTTACGGCCAACCAATATGGACCGTGAGCGGGACAAGTTCTTCCAGTCCCATTACACCTACAACCCACAGTTCGAGTACCAGGAACCCATGCCCACGGCTGTGCTGGAGAAGTACTGTGAAGCTTCTGGACAGTTCATCCATCAG GCAGTTGGCATCATTGAGGCGGTCCTGGAGAAGTTTGGTACCTATGAACACTTTGAGGCTGCAACGGGGGGCCAGCTGCTGACCAAGTGCCAGATCTGGTCCATTGTGCGCAAATACATGCAGAAAGAGGGCTGCGTCGGGGAG GTTGTGGTGCAGCTGAGTGAAGACCTGCTGTCCCAGGCAGTGATGATGGTGGAGAACAGCCGACCAACACTGGCCATCAACCTGACTGGAGCCCGCCAGTATTGGTTGGAGGGCATGCTGCGGCACGAGATAGGTCAGGGTgtggatag GCACTCACTACCTGCGGGGCGTGAACAACGCGCGGCAGCCGTGGCACAGCGCGGAAGGCCGCCTGCAGTACGGGCTGCGGCCCGCGAACCCCACCGAGGAGGGCTTGGCCAGCCTGCACAGCGTGCTCTTCCGCAAGCAGCCCTTTCTGTGGCGCGCCGCCCTGCTGTACTACACCATCCACCGTGCCTCGCGCATGTCCTTCCGCCAGCTCTTCCAGGACCTGGCGCGCTACGTGCAGGACGCGGACGTGCGCTGGGAGTACTGCGTGCGTGCCAAGCGCGGCCAGACAGACACCTCGCTGCCCG GCTGCTTCAGCAAGGATCAGGTGTACCTGGATGGCATCGTGCGCATTTTGCGGCACCGCCAGACCATCGACTTCCCGTTGCTGACCTCACTGGGCAAG GTGTCCTATGA
- the MATCAP1 gene encoding microtubule-associated tyrosine carboxypeptidase 1 isoform X8 codes for MPTAVLEKYCEASGQFIHQAVGIIEAVLEKFGTYEHFEAATGGQLLTKCQIWSIVRKYMQKEGCVGEVVVQLSEDLLSQAVMMVENSRPTLAINLTGARQYWLEGMLRHEIGTHYLRGVNNARQPWHSAEGRLQYGLRPANPTEEGLASLHSVLFRKQPFLWRAALLYYTIHRASRMSFRQLFQDLARYVQDADVRWEYCVRAKRGQTDTSLPGCFSKDQVYLDGIVRILRHRQTIDFPLLTSLGKVSYEDVDHLRPHGVLDNTRVPHFMQDLARYRQQLEHIMATNRLDEAELGRLLPD; via the exons ATGCCCACGGCTGTGCTGGAGAAGTACTGTGAAGCTTCTGGACAGTTCATCCATCAG GCAGTTGGCATCATTGAGGCGGTCCTGGAGAAGTTTGGTACCTATGAACACTTTGAGGCTGCAACGGGGGGCCAGCTGCTGACCAAGTGCCAGATCTGGTCCATTGTGCGCAAATACATGCAGAAAGAGGGCTGCGTCGGGGAG GTTGTGGTGCAGCTGAGTGAAGACCTGCTGTCCCAGGCAGTGATGATGGTGGAGAACAGCCGACCAACACTGGCCATCAACCTGACTGGAGCCCGCCAGTATTGGTTGGAGGGCATGCTGCGGCACGAGATAG GCACTCACTACCTGCGGGGCGTGAACAACGCGCGGCAGCCGTGGCACAGCGCGGAAGGCCGCCTGCAGTACGGGCTGCGGCCCGCGAACCCCACCGAGGAGGGCTTGGCCAGCCTGCACAGCGTGCTCTTCCGCAAGCAGCCCTTTCTGTGGCGCGCCGCCCTGCTGTACTACACCATCCACCGTGCCTCGCGCATGTCCTTCCGCCAGCTCTTCCAGGACCTGGCGCGCTACGTGCAGGACGCGGACGTGCGCTGGGAGTACTGCGTGCGTGCCAAGCGCGGCCAGACAGACACCTCGCTGCCCG GCTGCTTCAGCAAGGATCAGGTGTACCTGGATGGCATCGTGCGCATTTTGCGGCACCGCCAGACCATCGACTTCCCGTTGCTGACCTCACTGGGCAAG GTGTCCTATGAGGATGTAGACCATCTGCGGCCCCATGGGGTGCTGGACAATACCCGGGTGCCCCACTTCATGCAGGACTTGGCGCGCTACCGGCAGCAGCTGGAACACATCATGGCCACCAACCGGCTGGATGAAGCAGAACTGGGCCGCTTGCTGCCTGACTGA
- the MATCAP1 gene encoding microtubule-associated tyrosine carboxypeptidase 1 isoform X2, whose product MVLDSGAQVYEQAPPSPPASPSSLGHRLKPSDRDGTLLYPWPRSLALPLALSIPSALPPRPELQPFSELHLGHRGHMRRSESTYTVNSTGRRGGGPQGRAPPGRARDPGGGTLRSAASLPHIAKTRKDAGRGASKSPCMLVALRPTNMDRERDKFFQSHYTYNPQFEYQEPMPTAVLEKYCEASGQFIHQAVGIIEAVLEKFGTYEHFEAATGGQLLTKCQIWSIVRKYMQKEGCVGEVVVQLSEDLLSQAVMMVENSRPTLAINLTGARQYWLEGMLRHEIGWALSLREQLPTPSGSQRHSLPAGREQRAAAVAQRGRPPAVRAAAREPHRGGLGQPAQRALPQAALSVARRPAVLHHPPCLAHVLPPALPGPGALRAGRGRALGVLRACQARPDRHLAARLLQQGSGVPGWHRAHFAAPPDHRLPVADLTGQGVL is encoded by the exons ATGGTGCTGGACTCAGGGGCTCAGGTGTATGAACAGGCACCCCCCAGCCCGCCAGCTAGTCCCTCATCCTTGGGCCATCGGCTGAAGCCCTCAGACCGAGATGGGACACTGCTGTACCCCTGGCCTCGGTCCCTGGCCTTGCCCCTGGCTCTGTCAATCCCCTCAGCTCTGCCGCCCAGGCCTGAGCTGCAGCCCTTCTCAGAGCTGCACTTGGGCCACCGTGGCCACATGCGTCGCAGTGAGAGCACCTATACTGTAAATAGTACTGGCCGGCGGGGAGGTGGCCCCCAGGGTCGGGCCCCACCTGGACGGGCACGGGACCCAGGTGGGGGCACCCTGCGGTCTGCGGCCTCCCTGCCTCACATTGCTAAGACTCGAAAGGATGCAGGCCGTGGTGCCAGCAAGAGCCCTTGCATGTTGGTGGCCTTACGGCCAACCAATATGGACCGTGAGCGGGACAAGTTCTTCCAGTCCCATTACACCTACAACCCACAGTTCGAGTACCAGGAACCCATGCCCACGGCTGTGCTGGAGAAGTACTGTGAAGCTTCTGGACAGTTCATCCATCAG GCAGTTGGCATCATTGAGGCGGTCCTGGAGAAGTTTGGTACCTATGAACACTTTGAGGCTGCAACGGGGGGCCAGCTGCTGACCAAGTGCCAGATCTGGTCCATTGTGCGCAAATACATGCAGAAAGAGGGCTGCGTCGGGGAG GTTGTGGTGCAGCTGAGTGAAGACCTGCTGTCCCAGGCAGTGATGATGGTGGAGAACAGCCGACCAACACTGGCCATCAACCTGACTGGAGCCCGCCAGTATTGGTTGGAGGGCATGCTGCGGCACGAGATAG GATGGGCCCTTTCCCTTCGTGAGCAGCTACCTACCCCCTCTGGCTCCCAGAG GCACTCACTACCTGCGGGGCGTGAACAACGCGCGGCAGCCGTGGCACAGCGCGGAAGGCCGCCTGCAGTACGGGCTGCGGCCCGCGAACCCCACCGAGGAGGGCTTGGCCAGCCTGCACAGCGTGCTCTTCCGCAAGCAGCCCTTTCTGTGGCGCGCCGCCCTGCTGTACTACACCATCCACCGTGCCTCGCGCATGTCCTTCCGCCAGCTCTTCCAGGACCTGGCGCGCTACGTGCAGGACGCGGACGTGCGCTGGGAGTACTGCGTGCGTGCCAAGCGCGGCCAGACAGACACCTCGCTGCCCG GCTGCTTCAGCAAGGATCAGGTGTACCTGGATGGCATCGTGCGCATTTTGCGGCACCGCCAGACCATCGACTTCCCGTTGCTGACCTCACTGGGCAAG GTGTCCTATGA
- the MATCAP1 gene encoding microtubule-associated tyrosine carboxypeptidase 1 isoform X5 has translation MLRNLLQRHCEGNRGKRSERNSCILEVDSVGSWSDPAGCDPQDRMVLDSGAQFEYQEPMPTAVLEKYCEASGQFIHQAVGIIEAVLEKFGTYEHFEAATGGQLLTKCQIWSIVRKYMQKEGCVGEVVVQLSEDLLSQAVMMVENSRPTLAINLTGARQYWLEGMLRHEIGTHYLRGVNNARQPWHSAEGRLQYGLRPANPTEEGLASLHSVLFRKQPFLWRAALLYYTIHRASRMSFRQLFQDLARYVQDADVRWEYCVRAKRGQTDTSLPGCFSKDQVYLDGIVRILRHRQTIDFPLLTSLGKVSYEDVDHLRPHGVLDNTRVPHFMQDLARYRQQLEHIMATNRLDEAELGRLLPD, from the exons AAGTCGACAGTGTGGGGAGTTGGAGTGACCCGGCTGGATGTGACCCCCAGGACAGAATGGTGCTGGACTCAGGGGCTCAG TTCGAGTACCAGGAACCCATGCCCACGGCTGTGCTGGAGAAGTACTGTGAAGCTTCTGGACAGTTCATCCATCAG GCAGTTGGCATCATTGAGGCGGTCCTGGAGAAGTTTGGTACCTATGAACACTTTGAGGCTGCAACGGGGGGCCAGCTGCTGACCAAGTGCCAGATCTGGTCCATTGTGCGCAAATACATGCAGAAAGAGGGCTGCGTCGGGGAG GTTGTGGTGCAGCTGAGTGAAGACCTGCTGTCCCAGGCAGTGATGATGGTGGAGAACAGCCGACCAACACTGGCCATCAACCTGACTGGAGCCCGCCAGTATTGGTTGGAGGGCATGCTGCGGCACGAGATAG GCACTCACTACCTGCGGGGCGTGAACAACGCGCGGCAGCCGTGGCACAGCGCGGAAGGCCGCCTGCAGTACGGGCTGCGGCCCGCGAACCCCACCGAGGAGGGCTTGGCCAGCCTGCACAGCGTGCTCTTCCGCAAGCAGCCCTTTCTGTGGCGCGCCGCCCTGCTGTACTACACCATCCACCGTGCCTCGCGCATGTCCTTCCGCCAGCTCTTCCAGGACCTGGCGCGCTACGTGCAGGACGCGGACGTGCGCTGGGAGTACTGCGTGCGTGCCAAGCGCGGCCAGACAGACACCTCGCTGCCCG GCTGCTTCAGCAAGGATCAGGTGTACCTGGATGGCATCGTGCGCATTTTGCGGCACCGCCAGACCATCGACTTCCCGTTGCTGACCTCACTGGGCAAG GTGTCCTATGAGGATGTAGACCATCTGCGGCCCCATGGGGTGCTGGACAATACCCGGGTGCCCCACTTCATGCAGGACTTGGCGCGCTACCGGCAGCAGCTGGAACACATCATGGCCACCAACCGGCTGGATGAAGCAGAACTGGGCCGCTTGCTGCCTGACTGA
- the MATCAP1 gene encoding microtubule-associated tyrosine carboxypeptidase 1 isoform X7, with translation MVLDSGAQFEYQEPMPTAVLEKYCEASGQFIHQAVGIIEAVLEKFGTYEHFEAATGGQLLTKCQIWSIVRKYMQKEGCVGEVVVQLSEDLLSQAVMMVENSRPTLAINLTGARQYWLEGMLRHEIGTHYLRGVNNARQPWHSAEGRLQYGLRPANPTEEGLASLHSVLFRKQPFLWRAALLYYTIHRASRMSFRQLFQDLARYVQDADVRWEYCVRAKRGQTDTSLPGCFSKDQVYLDGIVRILRHRQTIDFPLLTSLGKVSYEDVDHLRPHGVLDNTRVPHFMQDLARYRQQLEHIMATNRLDEAELGRLLPD, from the exons ATGGTGCTGGACTCAGGGGCTCAG TTCGAGTACCAGGAACCCATGCCCACGGCTGTGCTGGAGAAGTACTGTGAAGCTTCTGGACAGTTCATCCATCAG GCAGTTGGCATCATTGAGGCGGTCCTGGAGAAGTTTGGTACCTATGAACACTTTGAGGCTGCAACGGGGGGCCAGCTGCTGACCAAGTGCCAGATCTGGTCCATTGTGCGCAAATACATGCAGAAAGAGGGCTGCGTCGGGGAG GTTGTGGTGCAGCTGAGTGAAGACCTGCTGTCCCAGGCAGTGATGATGGTGGAGAACAGCCGACCAACACTGGCCATCAACCTGACTGGAGCCCGCCAGTATTGGTTGGAGGGCATGCTGCGGCACGAGATAG GCACTCACTACCTGCGGGGCGTGAACAACGCGCGGCAGCCGTGGCACAGCGCGGAAGGCCGCCTGCAGTACGGGCTGCGGCCCGCGAACCCCACCGAGGAGGGCTTGGCCAGCCTGCACAGCGTGCTCTTCCGCAAGCAGCCCTTTCTGTGGCGCGCCGCCCTGCTGTACTACACCATCCACCGTGCCTCGCGCATGTCCTTCCGCCAGCTCTTCCAGGACCTGGCGCGCTACGTGCAGGACGCGGACGTGCGCTGGGAGTACTGCGTGCGTGCCAAGCGCGGCCAGACAGACACCTCGCTGCCCG GCTGCTTCAGCAAGGATCAGGTGTACCTGGATGGCATCGTGCGCATTTTGCGGCACCGCCAGACCATCGACTTCCCGTTGCTGACCTCACTGGGCAAG GTGTCCTATGAGGATGTAGACCATCTGCGGCCCCATGGGGTGCTGGACAATACCCGGGTGCCCCACTTCATGCAGGACTTGGCGCGCTACCGGCAGCAGCTGGAACACATCATGGCCACCAACCGGCTGGATGAAGCAGAACTGGGCCGCTTGCTGCCTGACTGA